A genomic segment from Aegilops tauschii subsp. strangulata cultivar AL8/78 chromosome 1, Aet v6.0, whole genome shotgun sequence encodes:
- the LOC109783526 gene encoding uncharacterized protein — MISTGWCGSEHTDLLKLKSDLFDVSERISRLAGPEIQAQSKVGEDAAAALPDPAAKEETQETIVGQADNPFLWQSKPKFIIGILSKIQEDVGDVASVLEAERTRKEAAAALSFAFRLELCCKRIDELWREMHEILRSFSAEKKDLVKTMTMFTSEPCVHRIAKLKRISERITTLRRLDPGLDSKVKSTLVRLKSESFLSAMEGESEGVAGGDGAKSSAEMDKSFAAYRLFWERTWGTDYSFEHQTLLSPMQYTHCTPGRIPVDAVAGSTLQINSIKVSAVEELGHSPEVYGVVAARDAADRHRNPIFLRTWNDRQILTKQDPFLQLTGPVRAIVSTDTVYIEIQLKVKDETKSEDRALISTFYLYNAEQHGSFLVSSPLCTVELCCERLEESVQATILSAVVKAHEGSSPFPHGGRIVCSSLPCHGYEDIIGLPSTEVVLLESQNGRMPMARNGHLDLIRHVVSVELRGKLKFIIKTYSPSHPAEMATYDVLFTPEKCNISKKTCNLDGGSEVEITVAWSFLPSMLS, encoded by the exons ATGATTTCGACGGGATGGTGCGGGTCCGAACACACGGATCTCTTGAAGTTGAAATCCGATCTGTTCGATGTGTCGGAAAGGATCTCACGCCTGGCCGGTCCCGAGATCCAGGCCCAGAGCAAGGTCGGCGAGGATGCGGCGGCTGCGCTGCCCGATCCGGCCGCCAAGGAGGAGACCCAGGAGACGATCGTTGGTCAGGCAGACAACCCGTTCCTCTGGCAGTCCAAACCCAAATTCATCATTGGCATATTGTCGAAGATCCAAGAAGACGTCGGCGACGTCGCTTCGGTGCTCGAAGCAGAAAGGACGAGGAAGGAGGCGGCGGCAGCGCTAAGCTTTGCCTTCAGGTTAGAGCTGTGCTGCAAGCGGATCGACGAGCTGTGGCGCGAGATGCACGAAATACTGAGATCGTTCTCGGCGGAGAAGAAAGATCTTGTTAAGACCATGACCATGTTTACTTCTGAGCCGTGCGTGCACCGCATCGCCAAGCTGAAACGGATCTCTGAGCGTATCACCACGCTCCGGCGGTTGGACCCAGGTCTTGACTCCAAAGTGAAATCAACGCTCGTCCGGTTGAAATCGgaatccttcttatccgccatgGAGGGCGAGAGCGAAGGTGTTGCGGGAGGAGACGGAGCCAAATCTTCCGCGGAGATGGACAAGTCATTCGCTGCTTACCGCCTCTTCTGGGAACGGACATGGGGCACTGACTACAGCTTCGAACATCAGA CGTTATTGAGCCCCATGCAATATACACATTGCACACCAGGCCGCATCCCCGTTGACGCTGTTGCGGGGAGCACCTTGCAGATCAACTCCATCAAAGTCTCTGCAGTAGAAGAACTCGGGCATTCACCGGAGGTGTATGGAGTGGTAGCGGCCCGAGACGCTGCAGACCGTCATCGCAACCCTATCTTCCTTCGTACATGGAATGACCGCCAAATCCTCACAAAACAA GATCCTTTTTTGCAATTGACTGGGCCAGTACGTGCGATTGTGTCGACGGATACTGTTTACATTGAAATCCAACTAAAAGTAAAGGACGAAACAAAATCTGAGGATAGAGCATTGATCAGTACATTCTACCTTTATAATGCTGAGCAACATGGAAGTTTCCTTGTCAGCAGCCCCTTATGCACAGTGGAACTATGCTGTGAGAGACTTGAAGAGTCAGTCCAGGCCACTATCCTGAGTGCAGTAGTTAAAGCCcacgaagggtcatctccttTTCCACACGGCGGAAGAATTGTCTGCTCTTCACTACCTTGTCATGGTTATGAGGATATCATTGGGCTCCCATCTACGGAAGTTGTGCTGCTTGAGTCACAAAATGGAAGAATGCCAATGGCTAGAAATGGTCACCTTGATCTGATAAGGCATGTGGTTTCTGTGGAATTAAGAGGAAAGTTGAAATTTATCATAAAGACCTATTCACCTTCACACCCTGCTGAGATGGCTACTTATGATGTCCTCTTCACACCCGAAAAATGCAACATCAGTAAAAAAACATGTAACCTTGATGGTGGCTCTGAGGTGGAGATTACTGTTGCTTGGTCCTTCCTTCCTTCGATGCTATCTTGA